A section of the Agarivorans litoreus genome encodes:
- a CDS encoding TRAP transporter large permease has product MIGIVMFFVALLMLLTGFPVAFVFGGVALVFGIFAEGIDLFAFMPYRIMSIMQNSVLMAVPLFIFMGIVLQKTRLAEQLLEAMGQLFGRVRGGLAVSTILVGALLAASTGVVGASVVAMGVISLPVMLKYKYDKRLATGVICASGTLGQIIPPSIILIILGDVMGVPVGDLFKAALLPGAVLVGAFIIYVLGVSFIRPEAAPALPKDEAAGHGVQPCWNAFKAIAPPLALMIAVLGSIFYGIATPTESSAIGGIGAILLSIIYRQFSWKIIYEAAIETVKVTSMVFAIFIGATAFSMVFSYTGGEEVIEKVMTSLPGEKWGFLILTMIVILILGFFIDFVEISFIVVPMLYPVAEILGIDLTWFAILIAMNLQTSFLTPPFGFSLFYLKGVAPPEVRTTDIYKGVVPFIILQILVLASILVFPDFYGFGM; this is encoded by the coding sequence ATGATTGGGATTGTCATGTTTTTCGTGGCCTTGCTAATGCTGCTCACTGGTTTTCCAGTCGCCTTTGTATTTGGCGGTGTTGCACTAGTCTTTGGTATCTTTGCCGAAGGTATCGATCTATTTGCCTTTATGCCTTATCGCATAATGAGCATCATGCAAAACTCGGTATTAATGGCTGTACCACTGTTCATTTTCATGGGCATTGTATTGCAGAAAACCCGCCTTGCTGAACAGCTGCTTGAAGCCATGGGCCAATTGTTTGGCCGGGTGCGTGGTGGTTTGGCGGTATCCACTATTTTGGTGGGTGCGCTGCTTGCCGCGTCTACCGGTGTGGTAGGTGCGTCTGTAGTGGCAATGGGAGTTATCTCCTTGCCAGTAATGCTCAAATATAAATACGATAAGCGTTTAGCCACCGGGGTAATTTGTGCCTCGGGTACGCTTGGACAAATTATTCCTCCCTCTATCATCTTGATTATTCTTGGTGATGTAATGGGCGTGCCGGTAGGTGATTTATTTAAAGCTGCACTACTGCCTGGCGCAGTATTGGTAGGCGCCTTCATCATCTATGTTCTAGGCGTATCGTTTATTCGCCCAGAAGCCGCTCCTGCTTTACCTAAAGATGAAGCTGCAGGTCATGGCGTGCAACCTTGTTGGAATGCCTTTAAAGCCATTGCTCCACCCTTAGCCCTAATGATTGCAGTACTTGGCTCGATTTTTTACGGTATTGCTACGCCAACCGAGTCTTCTGCTATTGGCGGCATTGGTGCAATTCTTTTATCGATAATCTACCGCCAGTTTTCTTGGAAAATTATCTACGAAGCCGCTATAGAAACGGTAAAAGTTACCTCGATGGTATTTGCTATCTTCATTGGTGCAACGGCCTTCTCTATGGTGTTCTCTTACACCGGTGGTGAAGAAGTTATTGAAAAAGTGATGACTAGCTTACCGGGTGAGAAATGGGGCTTCTTAATCTTAACCATGATTGTGATTTTGATTTTGGGCTTCTTTATCGACTTTGTTGAAATCTCATTTATTGTGGTGCCTATGTTGTACCCAGTAGCCGAGATTTTGGGTATTGATTTAACCTGGTTTGCGATTCTAATTGCGATGAACTTGCAGACTTCGTTCCTCACACCGCCCTTTGGCTTTAGTCTGTTCTATCTCAAAGGTGTTGCCCCGCCTGAGGTGCGAACTACCGATATCTACAAAGGCGTGGTGCCATTTATTATTTTGCAGATATTGGTATTAGCCTCGATATTGGTATTCCCAGACTTCTACGGCTTTGGCATGTAA
- a CDS encoding NAD-dependent malic enzyme, with the protein MDDKKRPLYIPYAGPALLETPLLNKGSAFNQEERIFFNLEGLLPETIESIDEQTERAYLQYQSFTNDLDRHIYLRNIQDTNETLFYRLVEDHISEMMPIIYTPTVGAACEQFSNIYRRSRGLFISYPNRHRIDELLNNATRHNVKIIVVTDGERILGLGDQGIGGMGIPIGKLSLYTACGGISPAYTLPIVLDVGTDNQQLLNDPMYMGWRHQRISGDEYSEFVELFMQAVKVRWPDALIQFEDFAQKNAMPLLQRYKDQFCCFNDDIQGTAAVTVGSLLAACKAAGSNLAEQRVTFVGSGSAGCGIAEAIVRAMVEEGISEAQARSQIFMVDRWGLLQDNMPNLLDFQQALAQSADIQQKWGLNSDALSLLDVVEHGKPTVLIGVSGAPGVFTQQVIEGMHQHCKKPIVLPLSNPTSRVEALPEDILRWTNGEALVATGSPFSPVKLGEETFPIAQCNNSYIFPGIGLGVLACQATRVSDEMLIASSRALAECSPLANDGEGALLPPLEEIQLVSKHIAYAVAKTAMQQGLAVNTTDEVLMQTIEASFWKPEYRHYKRTSF; encoded by the coding sequence ATGGATGATAAAAAACGCCCGCTCTATATTCCTTACGCAGGTCCAGCATTACTTGAAACCCCCTTATTAAACAAAGGCAGCGCCTTTAACCAAGAAGAGCGTATTTTCTTCAATTTAGAAGGGCTGTTGCCAGAGACCATCGAGAGCATCGATGAACAAACTGAGCGTGCTTATCTGCAATATCAAAGCTTTACTAATGACTTAGACCGCCACATTTACCTGCGCAACATTCAAGATACTAACGAAACCTTGTTTTACCGTTTGGTAGAAGATCACATCAGCGAAATGATGCCGATTATCTACACGCCTACCGTGGGTGCGGCCTGTGAGCAGTTCTCTAATATTTACCGCCGCTCACGTGGTTTGTTTATTTCTTACCCTAACCGCCACCGTATCGACGAGCTGCTAAACAATGCCACTCGCCACAATGTGAAAATCATTGTAGTGACCGACGGCGAGCGGATCCTCGGCTTAGGCGACCAAGGCATCGGCGGCATGGGCATTCCTATTGGTAAATTATCACTGTACACGGCTTGTGGCGGTATCAGCCCAGCTTATACTCTGCCAATTGTGTTAGATGTAGGCACCGACAACCAGCAACTACTCAATGACCCCATGTATATGGGCTGGCGCCATCAACGAATTAGCGGCGATGAATATAGCGAATTTGTAGAATTATTCATGCAAGCGGTTAAAGTCCGCTGGCCAGATGCGCTGATTCAATTTGAAGATTTCGCCCAGAAAAATGCCATGCCTTTATTGCAGCGTTACAAAGATCAATTCTGCTGTTTTAATGATGATATTCAAGGCACCGCCGCAGTAACCGTGGGTTCTTTATTGGCAGCCTGTAAGGCAGCTGGATCTAACTTAGCCGAACAGCGCGTTACCTTTGTTGGCTCCGGCTCAGCAGGGTGCGGTATTGCCGAAGCGATAGTGCGGGCGATGGTGGAAGAAGGCATTAGCGAAGCGCAAGCCCGCAGCCAAATCTTCATGGTTGACCGTTGGGGCTTGTTGCAAGACAACATGCCTAATCTACTCGACTTCCAACAAGCTTTGGCGCAATCAGCCGATATTCAGCAAAAATGGGGACTTAATAGCGATGCTTTGTCGCTGTTAGACGTAGTGGAGCATGGCAAGCCTACGGTACTTATTGGTGTATCTGGTGCACCAGGCGTGTTTACTCAGCAAGTGATTGAAGGCATGCATCAGCACTGCAAGAAACCTATCGTATTGCCGCTATCCAATCCCACCAGCCGGGTTGAAGCCTTGCCTGAAGACATACTGCGCTGGACCAATGGCGAAGCCTTGGTAGCGACTGGTAGTCCGTTCTCGCCGGTGAAGTTAGGCGAAGAGACCTTCCCTATCGCCCAGTGTAACAACAGCTATATTTTCCCAGGTATTGGCTTAGGCGTACTAGCCTGTCAGGCCACCAGAGTGAGTGACGAAATGCTCATCGCCAGCAGCCGCGCCTTAGCCGAATGCTCGCCATTAGCTAACGATGGTGAAGGAGCCTTACTGCCACCGCTTGAAGAAATTCAGCTAGTGAGCAAGCACATCGCTTACGCGGTAGCCAAAACGGCCATGCAACAAGGCTTAGCGGTAAACACCACCGACGAAGTGCTAATGCAAACTATTGAAGCAAGCTTTTGGAAACCTGAGTATCGCCACTACAAGCGGACATCGTTTTAA
- the torD gene encoding molecular chaperone TorD — MTIAASVSQENEIRASIYWWFATVFTKELDKQQLASYTSGEGAQLLKQLADTAELSSAVTMIKNHLAKLSAFKHPELELAADFCQQFLSDSKVGAPPYASVYLSANKLMFQEPHEKMRALLVSQGLQVDPNFNEPADHLAIQLDYLGNLILREAPAQQQADFINQHLLCWLPLWLDTLRKVSKGGFYQGFAELLVGYLKLELSEL; from the coding sequence ATGACAATCGCTGCTAGCGTTAGCCAAGAGAACGAAATTCGTGCCAGCATCTATTGGTGGTTTGCAACGGTTTTTACCAAAGAGCTGGATAAGCAACAACTTGCTTCGTATACCTCTGGTGAAGGAGCACAGTTGCTTAAGCAATTAGCAGACACGGCCGAGCTAAGCTCGGCTGTTACCATGATTAAAAATCATTTAGCAAAGTTGAGCGCCTTTAAACACCCAGAGTTAGAACTCGCAGCAGACTTTTGCCAGCAGTTCTTAAGTGACAGCAAAGTAGGTGCACCACCTTATGCCTCGGTTTACCTGTCGGCCAACAAGCTTATGTTTCAAGAGCCGCATGAAAAAATGCGCGCCTTGCTAGTAAGCCAAGGGCTGCAAGTTGACCCTAATTTTAATGAGCCAGCGGATCATCTTGCTATTCAGCTCGATTACCTTGGCAATTTAATTTTGCGCGAAGCACCAGCGCAGCAACAAGCTGATTTTATTAATCAGCACCTGCTGTGTTGGTTGCCACTATGGCTTGATACCTTACGCAAGGTTAGTAAAGGCGGCTTTTACCAAGGCTTTGCCGAATTACTCGTAGGCTACTTAAAATTAGAGCTTAGCGAGTTATAA
- the torA gene encoding trimethylamine-N-oxide reductase TorA, whose amino-acid sequence MAITRRGFLKGILATSASTLIGPSLLAVSSDAAAAETVGSWKVSGSHWGAFRARVYAGKVQQIKPFEADKYPTEMLKGIKGILYSPSRIRYPMVRYDWYLKRNKSDTSQRGDNRFIRVTWDEALDLFYQELERVQKDYGPWALHAGQTGWRQTGQVHSCGNHMERAVAMHGFSVKKVGDYSTGAGQTIMPYVLGTTEVYAQGTSWPLILDNSKTVVLWATDLMKNLQVGWACETHESFEYLEQLKDKVANKQIRVISVDPVRTKTQKYLDCEQRYVNPQADVPFMLAIAHTLYKEELYDKEFLNTYALGFEDFIPYVTGESKDKVEKTPEWAEAICGVPAEEIREFARLLASDRTQIIFGWCIQRQQHGEQPYWMGAVIAAMLGQIGLPGGGISYAHHYSSIGVPSTGAAAPGAFPRNPDKPNERVHMNQDFKGYSSTIPVARWVDAIMEPGKVINANGAKITLPDIKMMVFSGCNPWHHHQDRNRMKKAFQKLETVVSVDFTWTASCRFSDIVLPACTQWERNDLDLYGSYSNRGIIAMHKLVDPLYQSKTDFEIFTLLTQRFGKSKEYTQGKSEMEWVKQLYDECAAANKGKFDMPDFMTFWQEGWVDFGKGENWTRQADFREDPEINALGTPSGFIEIFSRKIDRYGYDDCQGHPMWFEKAERSHGGPGSEEFPIWLQSCHPDKRLHSQMCDSEEFRATYAVQGREPLYINPEDAKKRGIKDGDLVRVFNKRGQLLAGAVVSEDYAKGVARLQEGAWYGPVDETIGSLDTYGDPNTLTMDIGSSQLAQATSANTCLVEYEKFTGKVPAVSAFGGPKEMS is encoded by the coding sequence ATGGCAATTACTCGTCGCGGTTTTCTCAAAGGCATTTTAGCCACCAGCGCTAGTACTTTGATCGGCCCAAGTTTATTGGCAGTATCTAGCGATGCTGCCGCTGCTGAAACAGTCGGAAGCTGGAAGGTTTCAGGCTCACACTGGGGCGCGTTTCGTGCCCGCGTGTATGCAGGCAAAGTGCAACAAATAAAACCCTTTGAAGCTGATAAATACCCCACCGAAATGCTCAAGGGCATTAAAGGTATTTTGTATAGTCCTTCTCGTATTCGCTACCCAATGGTGCGCTACGATTGGTACCTAAAACGCAACAAAAGTGATACCTCGCAGCGCGGTGATAATCGCTTTATTCGGGTCACTTGGGACGAAGCTCTAGACCTGTTTTATCAAGAATTAGAACGCGTACAAAAAGACTATGGCCCTTGGGCCTTACATGCCGGCCAAACCGGTTGGCGTCAAACCGGTCAAGTTCACTCCTGCGGTAACCACATGGAACGCGCCGTTGCCATGCATGGCTTCTCAGTCAAGAAAGTAGGCGATTACTCTACCGGTGCAGGGCAAACCATTATGCCCTATGTGCTAGGTACTACCGAGGTTTATGCGCAAGGTACTTCTTGGCCTTTGATTCTCGATAACAGTAAAACCGTGGTGCTTTGGGCCACCGATTTAATGAAGAATCTGCAAGTAGGTTGGGCCTGTGAAACTCACGAATCCTTCGAGTACTTAGAGCAACTCAAGGACAAGGTGGCGAACAAACAAATTAGAGTGATTAGTGTTGACCCAGTCCGTACTAAAACCCAAAAGTACTTAGACTGTGAACAGCGCTATGTAAATCCGCAGGCCGATGTGCCATTCATGCTTGCCATCGCCCACACCCTTTACAAAGAAGAGCTTTACGATAAAGAATTTCTCAATACTTACGCCCTAGGTTTTGAAGACTTTATTCCTTATGTCACTGGCGAATCTAAAGATAAGGTAGAAAAAACTCCAGAATGGGCCGAAGCCATTTGTGGCGTGCCCGCAGAAGAGATCCGTGAATTTGCTCGCTTGCTGGCAAGCGACCGTACTCAGATTATCTTTGGTTGGTGTATTCAGCGCCAGCAACATGGCGAGCAACCTTATTGGATGGGCGCGGTTATCGCAGCCATGTTGGGACAAATTGGTTTACCGGGTGGCGGTATATCTTATGCTCACCATTATAGCTCTATTGGCGTTCCTTCTACCGGTGCTGCAGCTCCTGGCGCGTTCCCACGTAATCCAGATAAACCTAATGAGCGGGTCCACATGAACCAAGACTTTAAAGGTTATAGCAGCACCATTCCGGTAGCACGCTGGGTTGATGCGATTATGGAACCCGGTAAAGTGATAAACGCCAATGGCGCAAAAATCACCTTACCCGACATCAAGATGATGGTGTTCTCTGGCTGTAACCCTTGGCATCATCACCAAGATCGCAACCGCATGAAGAAAGCCTTTCAGAAACTAGAAACTGTGGTCTCGGTAGATTTTACCTGGACCGCCAGTTGCCGCTTCTCAGATATTGTATTGCCAGCGTGTACCCAATGGGAGCGTAACGATTTAGATCTCTACGGTTCTTACAGCAACCGCGGCATTATTGCCATGCACAAATTGGTTGACCCACTGTATCAATCTAAAACCGATTTTGAGATTTTCACTCTACTCACCCAACGCTTTGGTAAGAGTAAAGAATACACCCAAGGTAAATCCGAAATGGAGTGGGTGAAGCAACTTTATGATGAGTGCGCCGCGGCCAATAAAGGCAAGTTTGATATGCCAGACTTCATGACCTTTTGGCAAGAAGGCTGGGTAGACTTTGGCAAAGGCGAAAACTGGACCCGCCAAGCCGATTTCAGAGAAGATCCTGAAATTAACGCTTTAGGCACCCCGTCTGGCTTTATAGAGATATTTAGCCGCAAGATCGATCGCTACGGCTACGACGATTGCCAAGGCCACCCAATGTGGTTTGAAAAAGCCGAACGCTCGCACGGCGGCCCTGGCTCAGAAGAATTCCCCATTTGGCTGCAATCTTGTCACCCCGACAAACGCCTGCACTCGCAAATGTGTGACTCAGAAGAGTTTCGCGCGACCTATGCGGTACAAGGCCGCGAGCCATTGTATATCAACCCAGAAGATGCCAAGAAGCGGGGTATTAAAGATGGTGATTTAGTTCGAGTGTTTAACAAACGTGGGCAACTGCTGGCTGGCGCAGTAGTGTCTGAAGACTACGCCAAAGGTGTTGCCCGCCTGCAAGAAGGTGCTTGGTATGGCCCGGTGGATGAAACCATAGGCTCACTCGATACCTATGGCGATCCTAATACCCTAACCATGGATATTGGCAGCTCGCAATTAGCTCAAGCCACCAGCGCAAATACCTGTTTGGTTGAATACGAGAAATTCACCGGTAAAGTACCTGCGGTAAGCGCCTTTGGCGGCCCTAAGGAGATGTCGTAG
- the torC gene encoding pentaheme c-type cytochrome TorC, protein MKNMLKKFWSIVSKPSVHLSFGFLTIGGFVAGIIFWGGFNTALEATNTEEFCIGCHEMADNVYVELQDTVHWKNNSGVRATCPDCHVPHNWTDKIARKMQASKEVYGKIFGTISTREKFLEKRGELAQHEWDRFTANNSLECKNCHNYNSMDFASMSERAQVQMKMAAERDQSCIDCHKGIAHELPENMNSGEGTLAKLEEMATSGYKKGETYYSVRQLPMFTNQELNEEAGQLNAATAVKIIEVKGDAIKVEIDGWRKTKGFGRVLFEDFAMNINDGFLTKEVAQNDSIFKKGETKEDDLTGLPWQKVSVELWMRNGSLTDSRDTLWQFAKTTYDTACSVCHTQPAENHFDTNTWPGMFNGMLSFVNLDGDTQALVLKYLQKHSSDFSDAGH, encoded by the coding sequence ATGAAAAATATGCTGAAGAAATTTTGGTCAATAGTGAGCAAACCAAGTGTGCATTTAAGCTTCGGTTTTTTGACTATTGGCGGATTTGTTGCCGGTATCATTTTCTGGGGCGGCTTTAATACCGCACTAGAAGCCACCAATACCGAAGAATTCTGTATTGGCTGCCACGAAATGGCCGACAACGTTTATGTTGAACTGCAAGACACGGTGCACTGGAAAAACAATTCAGGTGTACGCGCCACCTGCCCAGATTGTCACGTACCCCATAATTGGACTGACAAAATCGCTCGCAAAATGCAGGCATCGAAAGAAGTGTACGGCAAAATTTTTGGCACCATCAGTACCCGCGAAAAGTTCCTAGAGAAACGTGGTGAACTAGCCCAGCACGAATGGGACCGATTCACAGCCAATAACTCTTTAGAATGTAAAAACTGCCATAACTACAACAGCATGGACTTTGCCTCCATGTCTGAGCGCGCCCAAGTGCAAATGAAAATGGCCGCCGAGCGCGACCAAAGCTGTATTGATTGCCACAAAGGGATTGCCCACGAACTACCAGAAAACATGAATTCCGGCGAAGGCACCCTAGCCAAACTCGAAGAGATGGCGACATCGGGTTACAAAAAAGGCGAAACTTACTACAGCGTGCGCCAACTGCCAATGTTCACCAATCAAGAGCTCAATGAAGAGGCAGGCCAACTTAATGCAGCCACGGCAGTGAAAATTATCGAAGTGAAAGGTGATGCCATAAAAGTAGAAATAGACGGCTGGCGCAAAACTAAAGGTTTTGGTCGAGTACTGTTTGAAGACTTTGCCATGAACATTAACGATGGCTTCTTAACCAAAGAAGTGGCTCAAAACGACAGCATATTTAAAAAAGGGGAAACCAAAGAGGACGATTTAACTGGTTTGCCATGGCAAAAGGTATCGGTAGAGCTATGGATGCGTAACGGTTCACTTACCGACTCACGCGATACCCTCTGGCAGTTTGCCAAAACCACTTATGACACAGCCTGTAGTGTATGTCATACCCAGCCTGCCGAAAATCACTTCGACACCAACACCTGGCCAGGTATGTTTAACGGTATGTTGTCGTTTGTGAATTTAGACGGTGATACTCAAGCGCTGGTATTGAAATACCTTCAAAAACATTCATCAGATTTTTCTGACGCTGGCCACTAA
- the torE gene encoding trimethylamine N-oxide reductase system protein TorE — translation MSKNNVVEDNPSRMDEWKVFLFIAVVLFPVLAVITVGGYGFIVWMLQLIMGPPGHG, via the coding sequence ATGTCTAAAAATAATGTGGTGGAAGACAACCCCAGCAGAATGGATGAATGGAAAGTATTTTTATTTATCGCTGTTGTGCTTTTTCCTGTTTTGGCAGTAATAACAGTGGGTGGTTATGGCTTTATTGTGTGGATGTTACAGCTAATTATGGGCCCTCCTGGACACGGCTAA
- a CDS encoding tRNA-uridine aminocarboxypropyltransferase, which produces MSRVRCHRCLRPQSHCLCADIPSCSHQHPVIILQHPSEQQHAKGTAHLACLALDNAKIIVGETATDFAELKQQVELNPDQFLLIYPSETSQAIEHKMNSSNIRPPVTDSTTILLLDGTWRKAKKLWHLNPWLQQLAQFHFDHAPKGQYKIRKTSVDSGLSTIEAIGYALNQLEMFDPTPLVEVLHVLANQQLSAMPAAVKKRY; this is translated from the coding sequence ATGAGTCGAGTTCGTTGCCATCGCTGCTTGCGCCCTCAAAGCCACTGCTTATGTGCAGATATCCCCAGTTGTTCACATCAGCATCCGGTAATTATTTTGCAACATCCCAGCGAGCAACAGCACGCCAAAGGCACTGCGCATCTTGCTTGCTTGGCTCTCGACAATGCCAAGATAATAGTAGGCGAAACCGCGACGGATTTTGCCGAGTTAAAGCAACAAGTTGAGCTAAACCCGGATCAATTTTTACTCATCTATCCCAGCGAAACTAGCCAAGCTATTGAACATAAGATGAATAGCTCAAATATACGCCCTCCAGTAACGGACTCCACCACAATTTTGCTTCTTGACGGCACTTGGCGAAAAGCCAAAAAGCTGTGGCACCTTAACCCTTGGCTGCAGCAATTAGCGCAATTTCACTTCGACCATGCTCCCAAAGGCCAATACAAAATACGAAAAACATCTGTCGATAGCGGCTTATCTACTATAGAGGCCATCGGATACGCTCTTAATCAGTTAGAAATGTTTGACCCCACCCCTTTAGTAGAGGTTTTACATGTTCTGGCAAACCAACAACTCTCAGCCATGCCTGCGGCGGTAAAAAAGCGCTACTAA
- a CDS encoding LysR family transcriptional regulator yields the protein MMDEQAKQAALEAFVCLAKHGNLIKCAEQLKCTEIQVIQRIDQLEKQLVCCLFNQHAAPFPLSSAGLALIEQAELIVSRYHELQRHCRHLQLGKSLKLSISYQAWFPSPWLTLLANQLQRFDPLLDLHFSGNSQQHVHFSFSAQSQQHNTQVLSWRPAKLIKVAHPKLVNHQQRFDGHLKLFDIREPQQNNLFIGETLLLDALEAALGWAILPQISVESRLAEGQLKAWPDLLVELPTYLHLSHHCPDDIHSWLLQQQAEYCELP from the coding sequence ATGATGGATGAACAAGCCAAACAAGCAGCCTTAGAAGCCTTTGTTTGCCTCGCCAAACATGGCAATTTAATAAAGTGTGCCGAGCAACTTAAGTGCACCGAGATACAGGTAATACAGCGGATTGACCAACTAGAAAAACAACTCGTCTGCTGCTTGTTCAACCAACACGCGGCACCTTTTCCACTAAGTTCAGCAGGACTTGCCTTAATAGAGCAGGCTGAGTTAATAGTAAGCCGCTATCACGAACTACAGCGCCACTGCCGCCATTTACAACTAGGCAAGAGCCTCAAGTTAAGCATTAGCTATCAAGCCTGGTTTCCTAGTCCGTGGCTTACCTTGTTAGCCAACCAATTACAGCGCTTTGATCCCTTACTGGATTTGCATTTCAGCGGTAATAGTCAGCAACATGTTCACTTTAGCTTTTCTGCACAAAGCCAACAGCACAATACTCAAGTGCTTAGTTGGCGCCCAGCCAAGTTGATAAAAGTAGCTCACCCTAAGTTGGTTAATCATCAGCAGCGCTTTGATGGCCATTTAAAGCTGTTTGATATTCGCGAGCCTCAGCAAAATAATTTGTTTATTGGAGAGACCTTGTTGCTGGATGCGCTAGAAGCCGCTTTAGGCTGGGCAATTTTGCCACAAATAAGTGTCGAATCTCGGCTCGCTGAAGGGCAGCTAAAGGCTTGGCCAGATTTACTGGTAGAACTGCCAACTTACTTGCACTTGTCACATCATTGTCCGGATGACATCCATAGCTGGCTGCTGCAACAACAAGCAGAGTATTGTGAATTACCCTAA
- a CDS encoding LysR family transcriptional regulator, translating into MRMQHTDIGLLSRFVKAYEQRHHYPEMTSSSSRRKIFSDLEQSLNCTLFDPDYRRLNEQGQQLYQRAKQLQQQLDNFLQSPVDKVQPQQIFIGLDEFVPSQNLLQCYPRFISELSLQQLKLVQLTSGQLQQQLVNGNIDIALRVAQQSKPPKTHSRRYCNLSLALACAARHSLSKHQQLSVEQLQRHRQLCLSHLPSELQLNRVNCWQLSHREMLHDLLVLGMGWAIAPRHWLESSFRNGSLIELHLSNYFSPTKLEIEILWLNSQHNSQVAQCLNLLSLSAYDG; encoded by the coding sequence ATGAGAATGCAGCACACGGATATTGGCTTGCTCAGTCGGTTTGTTAAAGCCTATGAGCAACGCCACCATTACCCAGAGATGACCAGTTCTAGCAGCAGAAGAAAGATTTTTTCTGACTTAGAGCAATCATTAAACTGCACGCTATTCGACCCCGATTACCGCCGCTTAAACGAACAAGGCCAGCAACTTTACCAACGCGCTAAACAGTTGCAACAGCAACTAGATAACTTTCTGCAAAGCCCGGTAGATAAAGTACAGCCTCAACAAATCTTTATTGGTTTGGATGAATTTGTACCTAGCCAGAACTTGTTACAATGCTACCCACGCTTTATTAGCGAGCTTTCACTGCAACAACTAAAATTGGTGCAATTAACTAGCGGCCAACTCCAACAGCAATTAGTAAACGGTAATATCGACATTGCATTGCGGGTGGCTCAGCAGAGCAAACCGCCTAAAACTCATTCACGCCGCTACTGTAATTTAAGTTTAGCTCTGGCCTGCGCCGCTCGCCATAGTTTAAGTAAACATCAGCAGCTCAGCGTAGAGCAGTTACAGCGCCATCGCCAACTCTGTTTAAGCCATTTGCCCTCAGAGCTACAACTTAATCGCGTAAATTGCTGGCAACTGAGTCACCGCGAAATGCTGCACGATTTGCTAGTACTAGGAATGGGCTGGGCGATCGCTCCACGCCATTGGTTGGAGTCCAGTTTTCGTAATGGCAGCTTAATAGAATTACACTTAAGTAATTACTTCTCACCGACCAAGCTGGAAATAGAAATCCTTTGGTTAAACAGTCAACACAACAGCCAAGTCGCGCAATGCTTAAACCTATTAAGTTTGAGTGCCTATGATGGATGA